One Cucumis sativus cultivar 9930 chromosome 1, Cucumber_9930_V3, whole genome shotgun sequence DNA segment encodes these proteins:
- the LOC105436184 gene encoding uncharacterized protein LOC105436184, whose protein sequence is MVKDNSASIEPPKNEEQPNEAPHVKESEVIAKDIGESLVPSKDMEGPVEGFPVIGSEEMGAKEMGGSTLGSEEIEKLEPCKVTEVRDGKEELSEITNHVQNDYVEVETEQIAKGENVEDQNPLAIGNDSTSPLGVGQIHKEEEQCKEQSDKQDSVYQKGQPSVNLVAPDIPPHDVKEDEKKESGNIDVVAQLSVEEAPAMEKVGEENKEKGMKTEKADEATHENIQKITLPREEVAPRDYETDVVVEGKSIDDQKAGKVANLIAETKVDESITDEKLAPVETASVQVNETPKEPQELELEVKDKENVRAEAEVPKVNDKKEVPSKPSHKHSHNILSKVKQSLVKAKKAIIGKSPSSKTLSSEARDDIKVK, encoded by the coding sequence ATGGTAAAAGATAATAGTGCATCCATTGAACCTCCCAAGAATGAGGAGCAACCAAATGAAGCTCCACATGTGAAAGAATCAGAAGTTATAGCAAAAGATATTGGAGAGTCCTTAGTACCTTCCAAGGACATGGAAGGGCCAGTTGAAGGTTTTCCTGTGATTGGATCTGAGGAAATGGGAGCAAAAGAGATGGGTGGTTCCACATTGGGTtcagaagaaattgaaaaactagAACCTTGTAAAGTTACCGAAGTGAGGGATGGCAAGGAAGAATTGTCTGAGATAACCAATCATGTTCAGAATGATTATGTGGAGGTAGAAACTGAGCAAATTGCGAAAGGTGAAAATGTGGAAGATCAAAACCCATTGGCTATTGGGAATGATAGTACATCACCTTTGGGAGTAGGACAAATCCACAAAGAAGAGGAGCAATGCAAAGAACAAAGTGATAAACAAGATTCAGTTTATCAGAAGGGTCAACCTAGTGTAAATTTAGTTGCACCTGACATTCCACCTCATGATGTGAAAGAGGATGAAAAGAAGGAATCAGGCAACATTGATGTCGTTGCACAATTATCAGTAGAGGAAGCACCCGCTAtggagaaagtgggagaggaaaacaaagaaaaaggaatgaagacTGAGAAGGCAGATGAAGCTACACATGAgaacatacaaaaaataacGCTGCCAAGGGAAGAGGTGGCTCCAAGAGACTATGAAACTGATGTTGTGGTAGAAGGGAAGTCAATTGATGACCAAAAAGCTGGTAAAGTCGCTAATCTGATTGCAGAAACCAAGGTTGATGAGAGTATTACAGATGAGAAACTAGCACCGGTTGAGACTGCCAGTGTTCAGGTAAATGAAACACCTAAAGAACCCCAAGAGCTTGAGTTGGaagtaaaagataaagaaaatgtgagGGCAGAAGCTGAAGTTCCGAAAGTTAATGACAAGAAAGAAGTTCCATCGAAGCCTAGTCATAAGCATTCACACAATATTTTATCGAAAGTAAAACAGTCGCTGGTGAAGGCAAAGAAAGCTATCATTGGCAAGTCACCAAGCTCAAAAACCCTTTCCTCCGAAGCAAGGGATGACATTAAAGTTAAGTGA